AAAGATAAATGATGAAGAAAATATTAGATTCCATCAAAGTTATCAAAAGATACCAGTAAAACATTTAGAAAAAGAAAAAGCTTTCTTACAACCACTACCATGTGAAAGTATAAGAAAGCAATATAAGGTTAAAACTCATAATCTAAAAGTTGATAATTCATCTTTAATAACTTACCATAAAAAGAAATATTCAGTACCACCTAAATATATAGGTAAAATTATCAATGTGCAACAAATAGATGATATGTTATACATGTATTGTAGCACAAAACTAATAACATTTCATCAAATTTCTAAAAATAATACATGTATAATAGGAGAAAACAATGGAAAGAACAGTTTATGAAATATTAATTGATAATTTTGAATATTTAAAATTAAAGGAGGTTTGAAATCATATAGATGATGTCATAGAGGAATTTAAAAACAGTGATATGTCTCTTGTGGAAACTTTAGTTAAACTTACTGATTATGAGATAAGACATAAAGAAAATAACTTAATTACAGCAATGATTAAAATAGCAGGCTTTCCTTTTAAGAAAGAAATAGATGATTTTGATTTTAATTATCAAGAAAATTTAAATAAACAAGATATATTAGATCTATTAAGTCATAGATTTATACATAATTTTGAAAATATTATCTTTATTGGTCCTAGTGGAGTGGGTAAAACTCATTTAGCAACATCAACTGGAATATCTACTTACTTTATTAAGTTTAATGATTTAATTAATCAATTAAATAAAGCTAGTAGAGAAGGGAGGTTTAATGAAAGGATAAAACATTATTGTAAGTATAGGGTTTTAATAATAGATGAACTTGGATATATCCCTA
This window of the Streptobacillus canis genome carries:
- the istB gene encoding IS21-like element helper ATPase IstB, which gives rise to MDDVIEEFKNSDMSLVETLVKLTDYEIRHKENNLITAMIKIAGFPFKKEIDDFDFNYQENLNKQDILDLLSHRFIHNFENIIFIGPSGVGKTHLATSTGISTYFIKFNDLINQLNKASREGRFNERIKHYCKYRVLIIDELGYIPISKEESLMFFKLINDRYEKKSTIVTTNADFRDWGNIFSDNTLANVILDRLLDHCNVININGKSYRVRDYYQE
- a CDS encoding Mu transposase domain-containing protein — translated: KINDEENIRFHQSYQKIPVKHLEKEKAFLQPLPCESIRKQYKVKTHNLKVDNSSLITYHKKKYSVPPKYIGKIINVQQIDDMLYMYCSTKLITFHQISKNNTCIIGENNGKNSL